Below is a genomic region from Bacillus mycoides.
TTCGTGTAACTTTTCTGCTGTAGCTTTATCAATTTCACGATTTGCTGCAATAATACCGCCGAAGATTGATACTGGATCCGCTTCATAAGCACGAGTATATGCTTCGTGAATATCAGTTCCTACTCCAACACCACATGGATTCATATGTTTTACCGCTACTACTGCTGGTTCTGTAAATTCTTTCACGATGCTAAGTGCCGCATCCGCATCGTTGATATTGTTATAAGATAATTCTTTACCATGTAATTGTTCTGCGTATGCAACAGAAGACGTTGCTGCGAATGGCGCTTTATAGAATGTCGCTTTTTGATGTGGATTTTCGCCATAGCGTAAATCTTGTTTTTTCTCAAATGTCACCGTTACTGTTTCAGGGCTTTCTTCGCCCATTTGCTTTGTTAAGTAGTTAGAAATTAATGCATCATATGCCGCTGTATGACGGAATACTTTCGCTGCTAATTTACGTTTCGTTTCCTCTGTTACTTCACCGTTCTCTTTCAGTTCTGCTAATACAACATCATAATCTACTGGATCTACAATTACCGACACAAATTTATGATTTTTCGCAGCAGAGCGAATCATTGTTGGGCCACCGATATCAATATTTTCAATTGCATCAGCAAATGTTACATCAGGCTTAGCGATTGTTTCTTTAAATGGGTATAAGTTAACAACAACAAAGTCAATTGGTTGAATACCTAATTCATTCATTTGCGCTACATGCATTTCATTATCACGAACTGCTAATAGACCACCATGAATATTTGGATGTAATGTTTTTACACGACCATCCATAATTTCTGGGAAACCAGTTACTTCAGAAATACCAATTACTTGCAAGCCGTTTTCTTCTAATAATTTTTTCGTACCACCTGTTGAAATAACTTCAATCCCTTGTTCAAGTAAACCTTTAACAAATTCTACTACTCCTGTTTTATCTGAAACACTGACTAATGCACGCTTTTTCATTTATCCTTCACCCCTGGTTGTATGTTAGTTAACAGTTGGTTTTTTCACAGACTGAACAATTTGATTCACTGTATTTACGTATAATTTATGTTCAACTTGTTGAATTTTCTTTTGTAAGCTTTCTCTCGTATCCCCTTCAGAAACAACTACTGCTTCTTGCGCAATAATTGGACCTGTATCCATACCTGCATCTACATAGTGAATCGTTACTCCGGTTACTTTCACACCCGCTTCTAACGCTTGACCAACAGCATCTTTCCCTGGAAAACTCGGTAGTAGTGATGGATGAATATTAATAATTTTCCCGCCGTACGCTTCTAGTAAAGTCGTTCCAATTAAACGCATATATCCAGCTAAAATAACATAATCAATTTCATACTCTTCTAGCTTTTTTAATATCTCTTTTTCAAATGCTTCTTTTGACTCATATGCTTTCGCTGAAAAGGAAAAACACGGAATATGGTGATAGTGTGCCCGTCCAATAGCGCGTGCCTCTGGTTTATCACATACTAATAAACTAATATCTGCATC
It encodes:
- the purH gene encoding bifunctional phosphoribosylaminoimidazolecarboxamide formyltransferase/IMP cyclohydrolase → MKKRALVSVSDKTGVVEFVKGLLEQGIEVISTGGTKKLLEENGLQVIGISEVTGFPEIMDGRVKTLHPNIHGGLLAVRDNEMHVAQMNELGIQPIDFVVVNLYPFKETIAKPDVTFADAIENIDIGGPTMIRSAAKNHKFVSVIVDPVDYDVVLAELKENGEVTEETKRKLAAKVFRHTAAYDALISNYLTKQMGEESPETVTVTFEKKQDLRYGENPHQKATFYKAPFAATSSVAYAEQLHGKELSYNNINDADAALSIVKEFTEPAVVAVKHMNPCGVGVGTDIHEAYTRAYEADPVSIFGGIIAANREIDKATAEKLHEIFLEIVIAPSFSQEALEVLQSKKNLRLLTVNIEKATSASKKLTSVQGGLLIQEEDTLSLDEDAISIPTKREPSEQEWKDLKLAWKVVKHVKSNAIVLANDNMTVGVGAGQMNRVGSAKIAITQAGEKAQGSALASDAFFPMPDTVEEAAKAGITAIIQPGGSIRDEDSIKMADAYGITMVFTGVRHFKH
- the purN gene encoding phosphoribosylglycinamide formyltransferase yields the protein MSRLAVFASGSGSNFQSLINAVEDKILDADISLLVCDKPEARAIGRAHYHHIPCFSFSAKAYESKEAFEKEILKKLEEYEIDYVILAGYMRLIGTTLLEAYGGKIINIHPSLLPSFPGKDAVGQALEAGVKVTGVTIHYVDAGMDTGPIIAQEAVVVSEGDTRESLQKKIQQVEHKLYVNTVNQIVQSVKKPTVN